The genomic DNA ggtgttccaggcacgtccagctgggaggaggcctcgggggagacccaggactaggtgtagggattatatctctaacctggcctgggaacgcctcgggatcccccagtctgagctggttaatgtggcccgggaaagggaagtttggggtcccctgctggagctgctccccccgcgacccgaccccggataagcggatgaagatggatggatggatggacaaccaaatagataaacgggctgcaaatatgaaacaatgcaaaaacaaaGGCACACAAactcagaaaacaaatgcaacaaaaaaacgcagcatccagattacacaacggaagttctccagacctctagagggagcagctagtggaacagctggattttcgaccccacgggggggagagcgctctgcctttttattagagtcgggtatggctgcagcctggagaactccatagactgtatattaaattcatattattattattattaataacataatatattaataatatacagtctatgctcccgtctcatgccctcctggCTGGTGCCCTCCGGGAGctttggcttttcaaaataaaagcttgtgtctggtccgctatgtctttgtactttggtgtgttggatgtttttgaactaaacagtacggcaatcatgctaatgaatacaataactttttcagcagatgtcttacttacaacacggaGTTAGCAaagatgttttgtgtttatatgtgcgagcgggatttattcagtttgataaatcctacggtaaattggctggtttactaaacagggagggactagaaatcctgtctgttttttgtatttcaagagcgaattgctccacaatatgaatacagattgatcacttattttgttggtaaatgttgtataatcacaatattacacttgaggaggcctatacttcagtaatgcgcctttcggaccttgaaattaaaccctctcatgtaatatggcttaaacaaacgtcaacgttaaacgctgatgcagttttattaccacgagtttatagacgtctctgctgattgagtatcacctgtgacctgagccgagacaaacccaccaaacgagagaaaacatatctcaaacatagacttaatatttacagtctatgcagttgctctctctctctctctctctctctctctctctctctctctctctctctctctctccctccctccctccctgtggGGTCgtaaatccagctgttccactagctgctccctctagaggtctggagaacttccgttgtgtaatctggatgctgcgtttttttgttgcatttgttttttgggtttgggtgcttttctttttgcgtcgtttcatatttgcggtgcgtttatgtatttggttgtgttgtgtgtatttgcagagagtttgctgaatgctgctcatgtgttgtcaaattaatgaagttgttttcttaatttgcttgcgttttgtctatttgtgtgtgttttcttaagttgcagggcgtttgcccctgtcggccaccgtagagaTCTACCAATGGTGGAGTAATCATATCCCTGTCAGTATCATGCCTCACAGTTCCATCTGTGACCTTTGTAAATATAGCCTGGCTAAGCCAAACACCTGTGAGCTGTCTGTCAGAAGCAAAGCGAGGGCAACAAGCAGCAAGAGCATGCACCACAATATATTTATAAGGTCACAGAACATTGTGCTGTCCCTGCAGGCAGCCACGATGCAACAGTCTATGGTAGAGTCACATGACACACCATGACATACTATGGCGTCATATGGTGTTAAAGGACTTAATGTTATATACGTTTTcatgattttattttgatataatGTGGCTCAGGATAAGGATAACGTTCTCCATTATGTTTGAAAATACATACAATGGTTGAAGGCAGCtcacacatttcaaattagTCCGATTTGAAAGATTTCAGAAATGGTTTTAATCAAAGGACCCAAGCTGTGTTGAGATAGTGGAGTTAGTCAttgtcagtaaaaaaaaacaaaaaaacggtgTATTGTTTAAGCTGCAAATTCTAACATTAAACTATGAAATGTTACACCAGGAAGCCAAATATTAACAATATATTGCGTTAAACAGCTATGATGATGTGGATGGTGCAGTACTTGAATTATGTTCTCCATTCCTAGCTATAACTATCTCAATAAtcaaaatgactgaaaataaaAGGCATAAAATGACAGGTTTGTTTCATTTAGAATTGTTTTTAGCTGTCAGTAATTAATGAAATAACATTTGTTGATAATTTAAGTCCACTTTAAGACCATGTAATTGCCTTTTTACAATGGTATTTACATACTTTATCTTGGAGTTTTATTTCCtcagtatttcttttttgttaataCTAGGTTTTGAAGTCAATATTTGTGCCTCAAGTACTACATTAATAAGTTTGGCCTTGTACATTTGATGTGCCAACTACTGCCTGTTTACACATCCAGTAAGAACAAAGTTcagctttcttttggaaggatGTGGACTGTGGAAGTCCAGTAGTCACCAATTTCTCTACAAAATCATTTATCTGGCTCTTActtactatgttcaccagctataaggctctaactgtgtctgtctgctgtatgctgctgagcaggtagtgtccaagctttttctctgaaaacatcTGAAACCAGGTTGAACCGAAGCAGTAACGTTGGAGCAAAATAATAAGCTAAAAGAAGCTAAAATGTAGAAGGGGAATTGCAGAGTTGGTGATAATTATCTGTAGATTTGTCACTATATGTGACCCTTTTCACAACCAATATAGTCATTTGTTGTTAATATGACAATATTGATCAGCTTTAcagttttaagtatttttatttcctttatttgCATTGTTGTCACACGCGGATATTGTTTTAATCGttcatatattgtattttttaacaataaactagaagtgatttttttcatattgcatCATTTGACCTATGTTCTCATAAAATTATTgtttagtgcagctttaaagttaGCCTTACAGCAGTGGTAGTAACAGCAGTAGAAGGAGGCTAACAGCTTTAAGCCAACAGCCACTTCGCTTGAGGCAACATAGTGTTTATAATGTCACCTGGTAAGCTTTGAGCTTTGGCAGTACTGGAGACAACAGTTGCCCGTGACAACAGTTGTCCGTGGTATTTGACACAGAGTTTGACTCAGCTGTGAGGAGGCTCATGTGTCCGGTGACCATCCATCACGAGGCTGTCATTACCATCAGtcatctctgtgtctctgccgGAGGGCCGAGCCTCAGCACAGCGCAATAGACTGCTGACTCAAGGAGGAGAGGACTTGAGGGATGAATGCACACAACAGTGACTCAGCTGAATATACAAAACAACTGATATTCCCCTATTCCTGCTTTCTGACTATAAACATGCATATTTGCTGTCCCAAAACACTTCCCCCCTGCTTAGCTGGTTTGTTGGTTTTAGTTCCAATAGTCCATATTTTTCATTTGAGCTCTTGCTGACAAATTGGTGGTTCGGGACATGTTTagtctagcttagcataaagactgggagAGTGGGGAACAATACACTTTCTGGTTGTTGGTCAAGAAATAGCTCCAAAGGGTAAGCTTACTCTTCACTCCtctccccctgcttccagtctaaGCTTGGCTTGGACATTCTCAACCTTTCTTTTTCAAGTGTTGCTAGGCATTCCTCCcaaaatgtcagtgtttgttAGAATTGTGTAGCAAATGGATGCTAATTCATCTACCACTAATTTGCCACACTTTAATGTAATGGAGAAACTTGGCCACATACTGACAGGATAGCCTTTCTGTCACCCCTGTCCCCATACACGGTACAATGATGTTTTAGACAATAGTGTTTTTCCAACattgtttcaacagttttttcggTTCGGCTCTATCAAGAAAAGGTTTTCccagtttggtgtggaagaacACCGtgactggcctgcacagagccctgacctcaaccccatccaacaTTTTTTGGGATGACCTGAATAGTCAATTACAGGCCAGGCCAAGCCTTTATTTGGGCTGGGCCCACAAACCAGGGCCCCAATAGTCCCAGGGTACCTGCATGTGGTTGTTAGGTCATTTCTACTACTATGATACATAAAAACTGAGGCGGTTATAAGATAACCTTGTTGCCCTGTCTTGTAGCAGCTTCCTGTGTGAAAATCTAGTTTTAATACCTTAATTATTTTGGTTTATATCGTGCTCACATTGTAACTTTTCCTATAAAGTTGTGTATCAAATTGCCCCAAACTAACTAACGTACAGAAACCTTGGTAACAGGTAGTGTTACTCTAGCATAGGAGTATCGGTTGGATTTTGGATGTCTGGGCATATGATAAAGCTGCCATGCGTAGTCTGCTCTGTGCTCTATATTTAATAGGACCTTTGTGATGAGTCCAACTAATACGATTTTTTTAGGCTGACGTCGATATTgatgttgtatgtatgtttctgtaaaaagaattgtgtgtgtgtgtgagggacagGCGAAAGCTGGCAGTGGTTGGCACAGGCTCAGATTGATGGCGGCTCCCTCCCACAATCCTCTGTGCCTTGCACGAACACAGCCATAGTAGGAGAACACACAACAGGCCTCTGTTACAGCTCCATGTAAAGCAGTCTGAACCTTCAGTTCATTAAAGGAGCATTCACTCCAAGTGTACTGTTCCAAAGCACAGGATCTGTGGAGTGACGGAGGTCAATCAACCGCAATCATTTTAGGTGAATttctgtatgttgtatgttcattagagtttttttaaaaagctaaaaTTATGCTGGGATTTTCTGTCCATATTTAAACCTAAATGTATCAATTAAgatcttaaaggggaactcatTTCATCAAAGTATTCCCAGGTGTTGGAGAGTACTACATATGTAGTTGTATAAAGCCCTATAGTGTCTCCAGAGGGAGATTTCACACAGCTTAGTGGAATCTGATAAATGTCCTAGATATTCATTACATATCACACACTGGGGTTTCTGTCCCTTTTTATCCTCAATgtacaaaaaatacacattttaaatactcCAGGTCATATATATCAACACAAACTTACAGTGAGCGTTAATCAAATGATGGTTACCATGGCTACGGTGCTAAACTGCTGCACGTCTTTCTAAATGAAAGACAATCCAAGATCAGATGCGCattcaatattatttatttatttattggccTGCTGTCCCACCCACAACGGGACCCTACCCGTTGAGGATCactggtctagaccacactctataattgtGTAACCTGAGCTGTCAGACGATCACACTGGTTGGAAACTATCCAACAGTTTATCCAGATTATATAAACCACTTTTTTTGGAGGTCAAATTGGAAGTGTGACCTGAAATGTTGCAAATAATCCCTCGTTGCAAATAAAATGTTACAGAAAAGTTCAACCAGGAGGTGGGTCTGTAAACTATGATGGACAGTTTGGGTCatattctttcatttttaaatttgtaATATGTATGTTTGGCTAACCTGGGGGTCGGTTTGCAAACTGTGCCTGACTTTCTTTCCCCTTTGATACTGCATAATGTTATTGAGTTGCTTCATTGGAAGTAGAGGATCCAGCATTTACTGAGCTTCTCGCCAATCACCGTTAACGTTATGGAAGTACAATCCTAAATTGGTGGAATAACCCTCTAAGACTCTGGTACTAGATCAGTGAAACATGTCTTCCTGCAGgttgaacagaagaacacaaaaCAGTGATATGATTTGAGTGTACCAATACATAAgctaaaacaaactgaaataacTGAGTAAAATGAAAAGCTTAGAAAGTTGTTTGAGGCGGTTGTACAAACAGTGTGGGCTGGGATATTCCACACCCTTTTTATCTATACAAGCCACACTTAAGCTTATGAGTCATTCAGCAGCATTTACCATTTTTGTCAGGTGTAATTAGTTTCACTTTGATATGAAGCAATAGAGGCAATTCAGCAAACGACATATCAAATCAACTATATTTATAGCACTTTGCACACAACCCAAGTtgatccaaagtgctttacagaacacacacagacaaacaagaaGAAGGAAACATAATATCACGATGTTTTTATTATGGtattgttttaataatgtaGTTGGAAGAGCAGGTTTATTTGAAAAGTGTGCTCATGTTTACCTCCAACACAATTAATCCACTGTACTGTACAGCAGTGATTTCCATCCAGGGGTCCCAGGAGAAGTCAGCTAAACACTACgtgttgcagttatgtaagagtgtgtgaaaaGTAGTTAGCAAGAGAGCAGAGAAGTTTATATACATtgaataaatggtagaaatgactagctaaaagtaatgactaaacaGCTCCAAAGATTAGCAAAGTAGGCTAATGGAGAAACGGTTAAAGTGGTTaaaagttgaaatagttagctaacggGTGACACAGTCAAAGATCCTCCATCTATACTAAAACTATAAGCATTTCAAACAGCGTCAACAgtatgaaacggtacacacttcctgttccctaaaggggcgtggcctcgtttgaaagtgtagtgaaTGTCGTGTGGATGGaagaaaagttatatttgtataatttattattaattaatttagctaacgttagatatttacacagctaaaagacatattcaGCATCAAGGAGATTAGTTTTCTTAGGGTGTTCACGAATGTTAGTTGATGATAGCTTATCTGTGTTGCAAGATCTGgcgagagtttggtcctgagacaggAACAGGCCTGGAACAaagttaaagctacagtgcgtagtttctgtctcccccatgaggaattctaagtaatgacaacaacactatcggcacgtccacatgatacaagccctcCATGATCGCGCActcgcccccacccctcccccacacagTTGTTAGTAGCCACAGAGgtcacggaggattaaaaaaacatgatgaagaggtcattatcttcactcgccacaatcttctgaacatagtcatactgagaaacacagagattaCAGACATATGGCAAtgacttgaatgtaatggacattcattaatatcaaatagttacgcactaaagcttgaATTTTTTCCTAATAATGAATaatgttatacattttttacataaattgggAATTAATGAAGGGGTACGCTAAGTTCATCTGACAGGACTGTGGGGGGACCTGGGGCTGACAGGAAGGCGCTGCCACGAATAGTTAAAACTGCTCAAAAAATAACCAACAGCAGCCTCCCTTCCTTGGAGGACATTTATGTCAGCAGGTGCAGAAGCAAAGCACCATCATGAAGGATCCCACCCATCCTGCACACAAACTGTTCACCCCCCTCCCCTCAGGCAGAAGACTGTAAAGCCTCAAAGCCAGTGTTGCTTCTTCCCAGACCCAGAGGCTATGAGGCTAATGAACTCCCTGACCTGTCCTCTGCACTTTTTACTGCAGCAACTGCATGAGGCTATTGATGCACTTTTCTTTTAATATGCTGCTCTGTTTTTAAAATTGACgattttttaagatttatttattaggacaatgcacattaatcaacatttctagctaattttcaactgtagacCTAGTTACCTAGAACCTTTAACTATTTGTTCTATTTATTATAGGTTTTAGGTTATTTATCTATTATTTAGAGGGTCTATTTTAGATTTGAcactgaaaatgttatttattgtgTACGCTCCTGGACCTGGGTAATGGATTTCGTTCCTTCATGTCTCAACATGTttgaatgacaataaactaatctgaatctgaataaagcagctaaagagacagatattttttaacagagctaaaaggacgATGAATAttagacttacattcatcaaatggacacaaacacaacgccaAATAAATGTTTGTTGTAATGAGGGGAATTATTGACTGTTGTAACGTTTGCTCCCGGACAAGCCCCTACTTTGTCACGCACTGGCTCATAAGCAATGACAAAAGACGGGAGATATGCAGTTTTCAACTAAAAGGTATAACATTATTTACTAAACATACAGGAAAGCATACTAAAGTGATGAGGCTAATATTATATGAAGAGGATGTGTGGGGAGTGCTGATCCCCATGGGACACCATATGCCCTCATGGCTGACCTTAACCTGCAGAAGAAAAAAGATGATCCCGGAAGATTATACTCAGCCTGTAAATCATTAAAGGCTCTTAAGCCATGGTCACAATACAGGTCTTTTAAAACATAAACTCCCCTGTTCTTCTGATGTGGGAATGAGAAAGGCATATTATCCTTAAGAAGTGAAAAATTGTTGAAAATTGGGGAGTGATTGTGCAATTTAGGATCTGCGCGCACATGTTTTATTACAGTACAGAAAGTTGTGAgtataaatgaaattatagggcCTAAACGTAATTTGGCTCAATGGTTTGTTGGCTTGTCTGTGCCTTGCCTCGTTGAAGAGTTGGGAGTTTTAAACGAGGCCTCTTTCCTTTCCATATGTATTTAGATATTAATGGATGAAGTTTTTCCCAGTAGCCAATAGGAGGAGTAAGAGGAATCatagaaaagtaaaagtaaacacGAGGTAGTACATCCATTTTAACTATTAATATACGGGCTTGAAGTGAATTTGGGAGATTTGACCAGTGTTCAAAGTCCTTCTCTATACGCATGTATATACCTTGAAAGTTTTGTGCTGCAATAGAAGGCAAAGAAGGGAAGCTATTAACGCCGAGATACCTGAAACGCTTGACTGTTGGTATGTGGGAGGGCAGGGGAGATGGGAGCTGTAACAGAATTTAAATGCATCAGTGCTGACTTTGTCCAGTTCATTTTGTAACCAGAAAAGAAGCTAAATGAATCAAACGTGGAAAGCAAATGTGGAACTGAGAAACCTGTGTTGCCCACATAGAGAAGGATATCATCAGCTTACAATGATAGCTAATGAATTGTATTACAAAATGTGATGGGATGCACTGATGGATGTTGTCGGATTTCCTGAGCCAGTGGTTCGAGGGAGAGGGCAAATAGTAGCTGCGAAAGAGGGCAGCCCTGACGAGTTCCCCTACATACTGGGAACTGGGCAGAGCAAAAATTGCCAGTGTTGACCATTGCCGAGGGATTTGCATATAAAAATGTGACCAtactaataaaaacaaaaacacttctgACTCAAACAAGAGTTTTAAGTTAGTAGCTGATGGCTTGGACCGTTTGGTGTCCTGTGTGAATGTCAGGTGTTTGTGGCTGTGTGTGCGACAGCGGGCCGGTCTGACTGAGGGCTCATCAGCTCTAATGGAGTGGAGGAAATGGTACAGACGGACTGAGAGTACTCAGCCTCATCCTCACAGTTTTCTTCACTCAGCGTCAGTTCACTGAGATCACCTTCCAGCTCTGCATACTGTGGACCAGAGAAGAGCCTCATCACCGCACAGACCCAGGGAACCTGCAGGACAGTATCCCTGAGGGTAATGATCACCACCAGGCCCACCAGCAGGTAACCTGCGAAGAGAAGAGgattcatttcatttgatttttttattttagaatcaATGTCCAACCTGTCGAAATGCATATCTGGGGTTATATTACAAAGTCTGTCAAGATatttaaatgtgctttttaaaaatatttcattattacGGTGGGGGAGGTTATGTTGGGGTATGTTGTACAACCACATCAAATTACACACAGTGTTTTTAAGGCTAATCCTTGGTATATTTCGACTctatgtttttaaatttgcaAAATCCTTTTGCAGTGTGGAATGTGCAGAAGAAACAGCATTTACATAATCATGTAATTCAAGAACAATAACAGAATAAAGTGAGTGAACacttaaatgaataaataaaatgtgggaAAAATGATTtgcttatttgctttattgGTGGCTTGTCAAAAGGTCTTGGGGGAATTTGGACTCCAGGagtatttctaaaatcctgGCCATGTATGGTGTGACATCATTTCATTTGTTGCGTGTTCCAGTTTTTCTTACTAGGCTGCCATACCTAAATATGCTAACATGACAGCTAACTAGTTTAAGGGCTGATCTTTTGTTAGCTTTAAAGCAacataaatctttttttgttttccacaaCAAGCCGACAATCACACGTTTGACAACAGCctcattaaaggtcccataacatgctcatttccaggttcatacttgtattttgggtttctactagaacacatttacatgctttaatgtccaataaacaaaaaaactcatagtctgtctgaatatacctgtattccccctctgtctgaaacgctccgttttagcgcctgtctcctTCAGCCCCCCTCTAGAaaaagctctgattggtcagcgtttccgggtCTTCTGCCTCTGCGCGTTCAgagtcattgcagccggggaatgactgtaacggcactttctacctatatatagtatagatGTGAtatcacaaccgtacagaagtcctTACGGTTCTTTTAAAGGCACtgtttctgaatacaggctgtgtgcatttctctgtggattaagcaattttgatactttcacagtatttatatagcacctcaacaggctttataataaaaaaaatacatggaaATATCACCTTTTACAATATGGAACCTTTAACTTGATATGGCTAATGCATTAGCAAACTGCCTGTTTACACATTAGGGAGACATATAGGTATTTGTGTCCACCTGAGGATTATAAGTctaattttctctcttttagctctatTTTGGTCTCTACCACTCCTGAGAAAAAAAGCAGTCTTTAGCTGCAAAatgttccactatgttcaccagctagtctctaactgtaGTTGTACAATCTGagctttttctctgaaaacagccgcctgctgctgctgaaaactaCGTTGATGAGAGCGGAGTTTACAGGCCGGTAAACCAAAACAAGCTAAAAGAGACTTAAACGCTCTGTAGAGCCGAGGGCAGCTGTAGGCCATAACTCTCAATGAAGTCTTGAATTGATACAGTATATCAGTTTAACACATTACTTTCATTATAATGATACTATCATTACTAAATAATATAACGTGATAGTTTATAAAGGACAGCGGTGGAATGCAACTAAGTACAAGTACGTTTTTCATGCCATTTTCTACTTATTGTGGgaaaatattgtgctttttaccCACTACATcagtctgacagctttagttactagataCTTTCcaaattaagatttctgcacacaaaacacatgtagtttataaaatctgatgttttattatatattaaactacccaataaTTGAACAGCCTGAATcgacagctgaaatgattagaccattaaacacacaactgtttgtttccagtttctaaaaggGGAGGATTTTAGTAGtaggagtacttttacttttgtactttaagtaaattttcctgatgatacttacatacttttacttaaaataacattttcaatgcagggcttttacttctaacagagtatttttacagtgtggtattagtacttttactcaagtaaaggatctgaatacttcttccaccactggtaaagAACATACATGTGGTGAGGAGTTGGAGCGTCTCCTTGGCTGCTGGGCCCCAGGTTCTCCCCAGAGAGTTTCCTCCCTGGCCGACGGTGCTCAGTATGACAAAGCAGAAGAAAAGAGCATTCAGGAAGCTCCAGTCTGGCTCCAGCAGACAGACCAGCAGGgcggggaggaggaagaggaggaacagGACAAGCACAGAGAGGAGAGTGGCATTGAGCATGGCGGCCCGGCTGTAGGACCAACCCCAGTACGTGTGCAGGTGATGGACAGGAGCGTGGGTGACCACAGGGAGGAGGAGGTCGGACAGGAGGGTGAGGAGCAACAGGGTGAGGGGGATCCCCAGGGCACAGTAGAAGATACAGAAGAGCTTGGCTTCGTCTGATTTGGGGGTGTAAGAGTCAGAacctgaggaggaggaagaaagggaAGAGGTCTACAGGGAGGAGTTTATAGCAAAGACATGACACATGTTGGCAATTCAAGACGAAACCTCAACGTTCTCAATTGATCAATTCATCTATAAAATGTGAAGAAATGTCCGTCACAATTCCCCATATCCCAAAAACAAGCAACCAACAGTCTATAATCTAAAGATATCCAGTTTAGGTTTAGTcttcaatccaggagtgggcttgtgagatggctagggtggcggcgtTTAAAGAAATCATATAGAAGTCATATAAacagtttgccagattggatgtctatactagaaaatggggaacgtagctgagctttctggagggctcctaagaagctttgtgctgcgGAGATATGtctatgatgggcttatggtgttgtcagtTATACATATGATTATTTGGTTTATGGGTTATTGAgtattttgttactattttgttaAATGGTGTGGAATGTTGCAGTTATCAGTCATCTTTTCTTGGTTTTGTCTGGGCGGGTGGTGATGACAAAGGAAGTGTGGGGGTCATGTTgcgagttgtatgttttgtatgttgttcaAAAATCAACAATCAAATTGTTAATTATAAAAAGATATCCAGTTTACTATCAGAGAGGACTGAGAACAAGCAGCAGATACTCACATTAGAGAAGCTGGGACGGCAACCAAAACAAAGTCAGACTCCAAGTAGGT from Sander vitreus isolate 19-12246 chromosome 19, sanVit1, whole genome shotgun sequence includes the following:
- the kcnk7 gene encoding potassium channel, subfamily K, member 7, with the translated sequence MAQLVSSLGLFCQVNAFACLLLGYLLFILLGAVVFTAVERPLEKQLRAEMEEVRGSFLQENPCVQPGRLSQLLEKALAAHQNDVAVLKADAEDTRYDFTSSLYFVIVTLTTMGSDSYTPKSDEAKLFCIFYCALGIPLTLLLLTLLSDLLLPVVTHAPVHHLHTYWGWSYSRAAMLNATLLSVLVLFLLFLLPALLVCLLEPDWSFLNALFFCFVILSTVGQGGNSLGRTWGPAAKETLQLLTTCYLLVGLVVIITLRDTVLQVPWVCAVMRLFSGPQYAELEGDLSELTLSEENCEDEAEYSQSVCTISSTPLELMSPQSDRPAVAHTATNT